agctggattgctggatcataacgctaactctacttttagttttttggggaacctccatacggtttttcgtagtggctgcacaaatttacattcccattaacagtgtaggagggttcccttttctccatactccctccaacatttgttatttgctatGGAGTTCTTTTAACTCAAAAAAttaactttgaggagttcccgtcgtggcgcagtggttaacgaatccgactaggaaccatgaggttgcgggttcagtccctgcccttgctcagtgggttaacaatccggcattgccgtgagctgtggtgtaggttgcagactcggctcagatcccgcattgctgtggctctggtgtaggccgatggctacagctccaactggacccctagcctgggaatctccatatgccgcgggagcggcccaagaaatagcaaaaagacaaaaaaaaattaactttgaaaacattttttaacattttaaaaaatctcaaacttAAAGAAAATTAGCAAGTATAGCATAAAGGACCTCCCCCCCCCCGTGAGGTTTTGAGGGGACGTTGCCAAACTGTTGCCCACCACTCTTTAATGTTTGCGTTCGTTTTTACAAAGACATTTTTCTCCAAAACAGCCATGCAGTCTGTAAAACTGATACACTAAAAATACATTGTTAAGTCTAATTTTTAACCTCTACTCAAGTTTTGCCAACTGTCCCAATAAAGTCTTATAGAAGGAGAATCTGGTTCAAAATCAAGTGTTAATTTagttgtcttctctctctcttttttttctttggccatgctcatggcatccagaaattcctgggccagggatcaaacccaagccacaggagtgacaaggctgaatccttaattaaccactggaccaccgaGTAACTCCTGTCTTGTCTCTTTAGACTCCTTTATCTGAAAGAATTTCGCCTTCGTTTTGATTATCTTCTTCAGAGACTATAGGCCAATtcttttgtagaatgtccttcaTTTGGATTTGTCTGATCTTTCATAATGATTAGATTctattgatcctttttttttttttttttggtctttttgccttttctagggccacacccgcggcatatggaggttcccaggctaggggtctaattggagctgtaaccactcgcctaagccagagccacagcaatgtcagatccgagccgtgtctgtgacctacaccacagctcacggaaacgccagctccttaacccactgagcaagggcagggatcgaacccacaacctcatggttcctagtcagatttatggaccactgcgccacgacgggaactccctggtgatgCACCTTTTTCACTTTACCAGGAATCTCCCAGAAGTCACACTGTGCTCTTATTTCAGCCTATGAGGCATGAACAATTTTGCTTTGTCCCATTACTAATGTCCCATCACTTTTGAAAGTTGACTAGGAGGTGTTTGTCAGGCTTCTCTCCTAAGTTTTTCCTTGGGAATGAGTAAATCTTTTGTGGGGAGGTACTTTGAGACCATGTTAATATCTGATTCCTTATCAAACTTCCAATTTATGGCTGGATGGTATCCCATCAttatatactacatctttttttttttttttgccatttcttgggccgctcccacggcatatggaggtccccaggggttgaatcggagctgtagccactggcctacgccagagccacagcaacacgggatccgagccgcgtctgcaacctacaccacagctcacagcaacgccggatcgttaacccactgagcaagggcagggaccgaacccgcaacctcatggttccgtcggattcgttaaccactgcgccacgacgggaactcccctggtggTTTTGATGTATGCTCAAGTGTATGAACCACTGATCTATGAAACCTGGTCCTTCCAATAGTATCAGAAATTTTGAGTCTCTGtcttttctgatctttctttcatctttttagggctgcaccctcggcatgtggaggttctcaggctaggggttgaatcagacctgtagccacggcgacatcagatctgagccacatctgtgacctacacacaccacagctcacggcaataccggatccttaacccactgagcaaggtcaggggttgaacctgagtcctcatggatgctagtcaggttcatttctgcggAGCCACAGAACTCCTAATCTTGGTTTCTTGATATATGTCATAAATCTCTAAATTTTCAGTGTCcttggttggtttttttctttttctccccactttGTTCTTGTGTGCATGCAGgggttgtgtgtttgttttttacccTCAAGTTGACCTTTCAAATTGTAAGTGTGTTTGAGAGACTTAGAAACTTTTTAACAACTCCCATTGTTCCCTTTTCCCCTGGGGGAATCCTTCCAGCTCTGCTTCCTGAGCCCAGTCCAATCGTTTCTCCCTGAATATACCTGTTCCTCCCCAGAGTCATGCCCATGAGTCAGGGGTGTGAGCTATGGGCAGTGCCAGGCAGCTGTGAGCCTGCATGGAGAGCATCCCCACACCCCAGGAAAATGTAAGACCTGAACCCCCTACTCCCATTGGAGGCTGAAGACGATGAGAGCCTGAAGTTTTCCATACGTCCTGTTAAGTCAGTGGTCATCAGGTCCTTGAAAATTCCTGTTGGGATGGGGAGAATAAATGAGTGACATAGAGTTGATGGTATTAAGTCTCTTGTTGGAGGAGCCTCAGGAAGTCGTTTGGGGGTGATGTGCTGTTGAAACAACTGCTTCAGGTTGCACGTAAAATTGAGTCATTTTAACAACCATGCATAAAACTGGCTTTGTGAGATAGGGAACAGAAGACATGTAAAAACGTGTTAAAAATCTCCGCAGTAGTTtgataacatttactgagcatgtgTTATGTCAGAGTTTCTGTTGCAAGTTCTGGGGCTACAAGATATTGAAACTACAATGTAGGTGGCTGAGGGGAAAGGCTGAAAAAACCAGTGATGATGAGCCTATAGCAAAGGTATGTTTTCAATGTTGTAAGAACCCTGCCAAATGGGGAATTTGTTTGGCATGGGAGAAATGGTGATGGAAGGGACAAGAAGGGTGATAttggaatgaaattttttttttgtcttttgtctttttgctatttctttgggccgcttccgaggcatatggaggttcccaggctaggggtctaatcggagctgtagcccccagcctacgccaaagccacagcaacgcaggatccgagccgcatctgcaacctacaccacagctcacggcaacgccggatcgttaacccactgagcaagggcagggaccgaacctgcaacctcatggttcctagtcggattcgttaaccactgcgccacgacgggaactccctcttttgtcttttttagggcagcacccgaggcatatagacgttcccaggctaggggttgaatcagagctgttgctgctcgcctgcaccacagccacagcgatgccagatctgagtcacgtctgtgacctacaccacagttcctggcaaagcgaggtccttaaccaactgcatgaggccaggaatcaaaccggcaacctcatggttcctagtcggattcatttccattgcaccaagatgggaactcctgagtgagcctttacaaaaatttttttttaatttttaattttttgtctttagggccacacctgtgacatatggaggttcccaggctacgggtcaaatcagagctgtagctgctggcctacaccacagccacagcaacacaggatccaagccacatctgtgacctacaccagagctcaccgcatcaccagatccccaacccactgagcaaggccagggatcaaacttgtgtcctcgtggatactagttgggctaattaaccgctgagccacgacgggaactcctgagtgagCCTTTTCTAAGGTTGAGAAGATGGTGAGAGAATTCCAGGAcacaaacatggaaataaataaatgtggcatgttcagagttcccgtcgtggctcagtggaaacgaatctgactaccatccatgaggacacaggttccatccctggtctcactcagtgggttaaggattcagcattgcagtgaactgtggtgtaggttgcagacacagctcagatctgatgttgctggggctgtggtgcaggctggtggctacagctcccatttgacccctagcctgggaacctccatatgccgtggatgtggccctgaaaagacaaaggaccaaaaaaaaaaaaagtggcatggTTAGACTGGAGTGCACTAAAGAGCTAGTGGTTCATCTGAGGCAGAGATTCAAAAGGCAGATGGGGTGACATTTTATAACCTGTATGACATGCTGAGTTGCCTGCACATGTGTAAGTAGGCATTTCTACCCTGACTTGATCCACAAAATACTTGTGGTGGCTCCACAGAAGCTCTAGTGAGCATCATCGCAAGAGTATGAGTATCATTACAAGGGAACGTGGTCAGATCTGCGTCTAGAGCAGTCTGTGTAGAAGGTGGATTGGAGCCAAAGCACATGGAAGTGAAATATAAGACGGGAGGGATCTCTGATCCATGATGGATTGTGGGAGGCCaggtgggagagggtgggaggtgaCACGAGGCAGGGACAGTGAGGAGGGTCCTAAATCCTCACCTGTCACCCTCTCTCACCATTTTGTCGTTTCGCCTTTGGTCCCATTCCCTGCCCCATTATCTTTCCATCTCCCCTTCCTTCACTCATTGTAATTCTCTATTTCCCTCCTGtaatttccttcctccctttaaTTCTTCATCTATTCCCATTTCTTCTCCTTCAACATGTTTATTTCTCCTCTATCTATGAAATCAATATCAGCTTCTAAAATTGATGCCCTTTCAGAAGGGCCCAAATCACCTTCAAGGAGCATATTCATCATCTGTTTCTTCACTGATGAAAGAAGTACCCCTCTACCTCTTGTCTCCACATATGATCTGGGGAGCCTCACCCAGTAAGGGCCACCTACCCCGGGGAATGGGGAAAAATGGACAGTTCCAGGTGTTCATCTGTGTCTAGAGCCCGCCCTGCGTGCACCTGCACACGCAATAGCTTTTCACCCATGCAGTAGTTAACACCAGGTACCGATTCAGTGCTGACTATGGCTGTATTTATCAAGCAATGACTACGAAGGCTGGGCACTGCAGGGTGCTAATAAATTGGGATTCAAGACCTGTGTCTGTAGCACATTACGAGTGAATTGTGGAGGAACAACATAGACATATGAAATGTTCATTAACTTTATGATGTGTTAACTGTTGCATGACAATGATTGGTACAATAGCCAATATTTTCCAATAACTATAACtagaaagtaacctttaaaactgtattaatttttttttggtttcaaattttatttatttttatttatttttttaaattacttcatttatttttccgcTGTATAGCTTGgtgccaagatacacttacatgtatacatttttttccaccctttgttctgttacaatataagtatctagacatagttctcaatgctactcatcaggatctcattgtaaatccattccaagttgtatccataaccccaagctcctgattccTCCCATTGCCTCCCTCTCCTGCCgggcggccacaagtctattctccaggtccatgattttcttttctgaggagatattcatttgtgctgaatattagattccagttataagtgatatcatatggtatttgtctttgtctttctggttcatttcactcagtatgagagtctctagttccacccatgttgctataaatggtattatgttgttcttttttatggctgagtagtattccattatgtatatataccacatcttccgaatccaatcctctgtcgatggacatttaggttgtttccatgtcttggctattgtgaatagtgctgcaatgaatatgcgggtgcatgtgtctcttttaagtagagttttgtgcggatatatgcccaagggtgggattgcagggtcatatggaagttctatgtatagatttctaaggtatctccaaactgttctccatagtggctgtaccagttttttaaacttttaaaatagtttttggaAAGGAAATACAATTGGTCCAGTAGAGACTAGAAGAAGGGAAAATATCTTTAGAGTAAGATACTTTATTGAGAAGTGATTAGCATTTATTATTCCAGGACTGTCCTAGGAATTTTATGtgttatttaatctctttttttggtgggggggttctttttcttttaattgttatttccccaatacaatttttttcctactgtacagcatggtgacccagttacacatacatgtatacattcttttcctcacattatcctgctccataagtgactagacatagtttccagagctacacagcaggatctcattgctaatccattccaaaagcaatagatttcatctattaatcccaagctcccaatccaccccactccctccccctcccccttggcaaacacaagtctattctccaagtccatgatttccttttctgtggaaaggttcatttatgccatatatcagattccagatataaatgatatcatatatacacaatggaatactactcagccataaagaagaacaaaatagtgccattggcagcaacatggatggaactagacactctcatactgagtgaagtaagtcagaaagagaaagacaaataccatatgttatcacttatatctggaatccaatagacggcacaaatgaacctttccttaGGCAATTTCCATAAAGAAAGCATTTTCCTCAGATGTGGAATCTGAGACTCAGATTAACTAACTCGCTCAAGTTTACATCTCCAGGAAAGGGAATCTCAGAAATCAGACTCTGGTTCTATGGAGTCTTGGGTCTTCCCACACTGAATCTTTGAAAGGCAGGTTGCATGTGTTTCTGGACGGCTTTCAGATGTCTCAGGAACGCATATTCCCACACCAGCTAGTAAACCCTCCAGAGACAAGGTGTTCACTTAGTACTTGGAATTATGATCTGAGCCTGAGGATGCCCATCATCTCACTTGGACAACTGAGTTGAGCCCTTGAGTACAGAAAGGGCAGGAGGTGACTTCATGCATCCCTGTCTATGGTCTGTTTCCTTCAGGTGTATGGGGAAGACGGCATGGAAACAGGGAACCTCACCTGGGTATCAGAATTTGTCTTCCTGGGACTCTCACAGACTCGGGAGCTCCAGCTCCTCTTGTTCCTGGTGGTCCTGTTTGTCTACACCACCACCGTGTTGGGAAACCTCCTCATCATGGTCTCAGTGACCTCTGATTCTCggctccacacacccatgtactttcTGCTCCGAAACCTGGCCCTCTTGGACTTCTCATTATCCTCAGTAGTTAGCCCAAAGATGCTGGTGGACTTCCTCTCTGAGAAGAAGACCATCTCCTACCAGGGCTGCATGGCTCAGATCTTCTTCTTCCATTTCGTGGGAGGTGGGACTGTCTTCTTCCTctcagtgatggcctatgaccgcctGGTTGCCATCTCCCGGCCCCTCCACTATGTCACCATCATGAACACTCAGCTCTGTGTGGGGCTGGTGGTGGCTAGCTGGGTGGGAGGCTTTGTCCATTCCATCTCCCAACTGGCTCTGATGCTCCCACTGCCCTTCTGTGGTCCCAACGTCCTAGACAACTTCTACTGTGACGTTCCCCAAGTGCTGAGACTCGCCTGCACTGACACCTCCCTCCTGGAGTTCCTCATGATCTGCAACAGCGGGGTGCTGGTCCTCATctggttcctcctcctcctcctctcctactCCGCCATCCTGGTGATGCTGAGGGCCCACTCGGGGCAGGCGAGGAGGAAGGCAGCTTCCACCTGCGCCACCCACATCGTCGTGGTGTCCATGGGCTTCATCCCAAGCATTTACCTCTATGCCCAGCCCTTCGCCTCCTTCCCCGTGGACAAGGCCGTGTCCATCAGCCACACGGTCATGACCCCCACGCTCAACCCCCTGATCTACACCCTGAGGAACCAGGAGATGCAGGCAGCCATGAAGAGATTAGTCAAGCACCTAGTCATTGACAGCAGGGAATGAACTTTAAGTTGACTTTAAATAACACATCTTCCctctgaatttgttttttctgtgtAAGAATTGGAGGAAAGTCACTATGGAGTGTGACAGTTGAGATTCACctcgtatttctttttttttttaatttaatttaattttattttttaattttatttcattttcccactgtacagcaagggggtcaagttatccttacatgtatacattgcaattacatttttcccccaccctttcttctgttgcaacatgagtatctagacaaagttctcaatgctattcagcaggatctccttgtaaatctattctaagttgtgtctgagaagcccaagctcccgatccctcccactccctccccctcccatcaggcagccacaagtctcttctccaagtccatgattttcttttctgaggagatgttcatttgtgctggatattagattccagttatgagtgatatcatatggtatttgtctttgtctttctggctcatttcactcagtatgagattctctagctccatccatgttgctgcaaatggcattatgtcattcttttttatggctgagtagtattccattgtgtatatataccacctcttccgaatccaatcatctgtcgatggacatttgggttgcttccatgtcctggctattgtgaatagtgctgcaatgaacatgcaggtgcatgtgtctcttttaagtagagttttgtgcggatagatgcccaagagtgggattgcggggtcatgtggaagttctatgtatagatttctaaggtatctccaaactgttctccatagtggctgtaccagttgacattcccaccaacagtgcaggagggttcccttttttccacagcccctccagcacttgctatttgtggatgtattaatgatggccattctgactggtgtgaggtggtatctcatggtagttttgatttgcatttctgttataaccagcgatgttgagcattttttcatgtgtttgttggccatctgtatatcttctttggagaaatgtctattcaggtcttttgcccatttttccattgggtgattggcttttttgctgttgggttgtataagttgtttatatattctagagattaagcccttgtccgttgcatcatttgaaactattttctcccattctgtaagttgtctattcagcaagcattgctgggaaacctggacagctgcatgcaaagcaactCGTATTTCTATGCACCTGCTCTTGTGTCAGGTATTGTTCGGCACTTTCACCTCATTCTAAGCAAACTGACAGTGGGTAtgctattattatattaaatagttttacaaatgagaaaactcggAGAGAACTGACTTGCTCAATGATGACCAGCAGGTGAGGGGCAGAGCTTGGCCAGGAGCTTGGTTCCTCTGACTCCAAGTTCAGAGGCAGGAGACAGGGGTGGGTTTGAAAGTCAGTGTCTCCCACGACCTCAAGGGACACCTTAGAGATTCCTCATCTGTGGATGAGCATGTGTGATGAATGGTCGACCTTGTCCTCTCAGCTCTGGAACAGTCAGAGGCTTTTCTgctccctgcctctctgcctcATTCCCCACTGTCATCTTTTGAAGGAGTTCTCCCTCTTAacagtttctaaatattttccataaagatACTGCCCCTCGGATTTGTTCCTTCTCCTCTCAAACACTCCTTGGATTGTCTGAAACCTGTTCTACGTTCCTGACCAAATCTTTCTATCATTTGGCTGCCATGgctgtgaggaggaggaggaggaggctgtaGAATGGCTGAGGAGCCTACAGAGGGCAGTGTTCTGGCTCCCAGAGATTCCTGGGTCCAGTCCAGGAGTTTCTGCCCAAGGATATTCACTCTCCCccagggtcacacccatggctgTGCAGGTGATGTATGGGCAGTGGCTGGGAAGCCGAAGCTGCAGAAAAAGGATGTCTGAGAAGATGGAAGACCTGAAGGCTCTCTCCCACTCTGGGCTGAAGGAAGGTGAGGGACAGGGTTTCCTCCCCTGTAGATAGAGCAGCTGTCGGAAGCTTCCAGAAACACTTACTAGAGGGTGGATAGAGGAAATAAACAAGTGACAGCTTGATggtagtaatttttaaatgggaggagagccttaaaaaataatgcaatggAAAAGAGGTGTTGAAAACAAGATTCTACAAGGTGCGTGTGAAGAACTGGGCTTTTAGCAATCAAGGGACAAATTGGCCCTGTAATTTAGAGGGAGGCTGCTGAGAGCGGAAAGGCAACACCAATGGTCACATTGAACAAGACCATGCAATTACGATAATACTTTATGTTAGCAAACTTTTCTTGAGCAATTGTTAATTTAGAGTTGCTATTAGAGGAGCTAGGGTTATAAGCTATTGGATTTGCGATCTCGTTAAAAgagacaacaaaaaaatatgaataatggaaatatttatgaaatgttaTTGGAATCCAAAGAAACGAGGGGTTATCTTTGCATGGAAGAATTGGAGGTGTCACAGAGAAGGTGATATCTGAGGACTTCTAGGGTGCGAAGGAAGTGGAAGATATTTCAGGAAACAAAATTCTTTTCCAAAgctagagaaaaaaagcaaacctgtggcatatgagagAACCTGTGGATTCCTTGAACAGCAGTGGGTTTCTGGGGAACGGTGATACCGATGAGGAAGGTAGACAGTCTTCATTTTAGGGCTTGGTGTGGTGTACGGAGAGGGAGTGGTGTGCACATTAGCAGGCGTGTATTTCAACCACGAATTAATCCACAAAGCATGTGAGGCAGCTTCTGAGAGTTTGAGTTTTAAACTGTGGGCTCTCCATCATCGAAAGACTATAATGATGGAGGAAGGTGATCACACATAAGTTTAGAAAGGTCTCATGGACTGTGGTATAGAAGATGGACTAGAGtggaagcagaaggaggagatCCAAATCACCTCTCAGAGACAAGAGATTGCAGGAGGCAGGTGGAAGCAGCGACTGAGAGACGGCAGGCGGTGTGGAAGCCACTTCAGCTTCCCCTGTCACCCTCTCATATGCTTCCTCTTTGTTCCCATTCCCATTTTGGCTTGTCCCCTTCTccattctccttccttcctctcccttcctcttaaTCTGCCCTTTTGTATTCCTGCCtgttttatttctcctgttttcACACCTTCCTTTGTCTGCTATCCTTGAATTCTGTAACATCTTCTGAAATTCTTGTTCCTTTCAAAAGACCTCTCCTGGCCCTCTTCATACAATATCCatcatccatttctttctttctttctctttctttcctttctttctttctttctttctttcttctttctttctttctttctttctttctttctttctttcttcttctttctttctttctttgcttttttcttcgtctttcttttttctttctttctttctttctttctttctttcgttctttttctttctttctttctttcttcttctttcttctcttccttccttccatccttctttctttctttctttctttctttctttctttctttctttctttctttctttctttctttctttctttctttttttttgtctttttagtgccgcacctgcagcatatggaggttcccaggctagggctctaattggagctgttgctgcccccctacaccacagccacagcaactccagatctgagctgtgtctgcaacctacaccacagctcatggcaacgccagatccttaacccactgagcaaggccagggatggaacctgcaaccccacggttcctagtcggatttgtctccactgcaccaagatgagaacccccccccctttattttccatcaaccatttctttttctttttctttttttttttttgtctttttgccatttcttgcgccactcccgcagcatatgggaggttccccggctaggggtctaatcagagctgtagctgccagcctacgccagagccacagcaacgcaggatccgagccacgtcagcaacctacaccacagctcatggcaaagccggatcgttaacccactgagcaagggcagggatcaaacccacaacctcattgttcctagttggtttcgttaaccactgcgccacgacgggaacaccccccttttctttttttttcccatcaaccATTTCTTAATCCAATCTCTCTCCCGCTTC
The Phacochoerus africanus isolate WHEZ1 chromosome 14, ROS_Pafr_v1, whole genome shotgun sequence DNA segment above includes these coding regions:
- the LOC125114853 gene encoding olfactory receptor 4D2-like; protein product: METGNLTWVSEFVFLGLSQTRELQLLLFLVVLFVYTTTVLGNLLIMVSVTSDSRLHTPMYFLLRNLALLDFSLSSVVSPKMLVDFLSEKKTISYQGCMAQIFFFHFVGGGTVFFLSVMAYDRLVAISRPLHYVTIMNTQLCVGLVVASWVGGFVHSISQLALMLPLPFCGPNVLDNFYCDVPQVLRLACTDTSLLEFLMICNSGVLVLIWFLLLLLSYSAILVMLRAHSGQARRKAASTCATHIVVVSMGFIPSIYLYAQPFASFPVDKAVSISHTVMTPTLNPLIYTLRNQEMQAAMKRLVKHLVIDSRE